In Candidatus Contubernalis alkalaceticus, the genomic window TGAAATTTATTTTTGTCATTTATTAGTCATTACTAAAAAAAACCAACAATCTCAAAAAATCCTTGATTTATGGGAATTAGGGGGAGTAGTTTGCTTTCAACAATTTTGATTTTGTTATTTCTATTCTAATTAAATAAGATGGTAATTTTAAATCAAAAAACCCTTTATTCATGGAGTCTACAGAGAATTCCTACTACTTCACATTTGTTTTTTTTGTCTCTTTACCATAGTATAAAAAACCAACAATTTCAAATAGTCCTTTATCTATGGGAGTTTTTAGATTTTCCTACTACTCTAGCAAAAACTATTTTTGTAATTTATCTTCACTCTTATACGTTCATAAACCAAATATTAACAATCCTTTATTCATGGGGGTTTTTAGGATTTTTAAAATGCTAACAAAATCACTTTCTTACTTTTCTCATAAGAAATTTTTGATATTCATTTCTATTTTTCTTCCAGCAACTCCGGCAATATCTCAAATTATTGCTTGTAATTTTCACAGGAACCCCACATTCCTCACATCTCTTATATCTATCTGGATACCATATCTAAAAAATACACAAGTGTCAGAACAACCCTTTTAATATAGGATTTTTGGAAGTTTTTAAAAAGTGGTAATGAATTTTATTTTTGCTCTAAATCCTCTATAATAGACTCTCTTTAAGGGTATCTGCAACCCCTTTATTTATAGGGGTTTTGGAGATTTTGATTTTCAAACTTTTTAAAATTTACTATCCTTTTCATAATATAACCAAAAACTTAACAACCAGTAAACTTGAAGTGATGTGATTTTTTCTTCTTGCTCTCTTTCATAACTAAAAAAAACTTAATGATTAATAAACCCTTTATTTGCGGGATTGTTAAGTATCAGGAGTTTTCCTAGTATTAATATCATAAACAGCAATAATATTTTTTATTTACTGTTTTTAAAAATGTCACCCATATATATTAATACCATAATTAGCAACAATATTTTTTTTTGCTAAATATGTCTAATAATAGGGTACCTTTAACGTCTGCTGTGAGCCTTTATTTATGGGACTTAGGAATACTTGATTGCTTATACAGAATTGTATTTTTGTTATTTATTAGTCATTACTTATACTTTCGTAATCTTGAATTAAAAAACCCTTTACTTGTGGTAGTTTGGAAGATTTTTAACTTGGTTAGAATCTTGTTTTTTTAGATTATTACCACTACTAAAAAATATATAATTTTTAGATAATCCTTTATTTATAAGAGTTTTTGGAGAATTCCTAAAAATACACATTTGAGTTTTATTATCACATTATAAAAAAAATATAATTTTCAGATAGCCTTTATTTATATGAATAATCTGCATAATCCTAAGTGTCCACATTTTAGTTTTAATTTTAATATCTTATACCCTATACCTATCCCTCTACAATGTTCAAAACCTATATATAATCCTTAAAATCGCACTCAAATTTCGACGTTTAGAATTTGCGAAGGGTAAGGGTTAGGGGGAGATAAGTTGAATTAAAATAGAGGCTTTTAAATGGATTTAAAATATCATTTCTAACAATATATTAGTAAATTATATTAGTAAAAATCATAATTTAAATTTTAATCAATTTGGCAGGTTATACTACTCTATTTTAATACTCCAAAACATAGGGGTAATACGTGATATTAGAGTCTGTATTGGATTTTAAATTTAAACGAAGGGTAATGTATGGGTTGGATAAATACGGGGCATTTTGGAGGGGATTTAAAGGAGTTTTAATTGGTTTAGACAAAGAAAAAAACGTCATTTAGACGTTTGAAGGGAAAAGATATTTTACTTGATTTGTTAGGATGTCATAGAATACTAATATCTCTTGGTTGTGGCAGTCTATTACTCTGATACCGAATGGTAGGAAGGGAAAGTCTTTGAGAGTGATAGATTGTTCGTTGAAATTTTGATTGATCCAATTTAGAACTATCTCACGTTTTCCAGGCATTAGGGAAGCCTCCTTTTATCTTCCCTAGATTAAACATTTCAAATACTGCACTTATCGGAGGGGGTAAATATCCCAAGCCGGGGGAAGTGAGCCTGGCCCATCACGGAGTTCTTTTTCTAGATGAACTTACGGAATTTCGGAAAGAAGCTCTAGAAATGTTACGGCAGCCTATGGAGGATGGTGAAGTGACCATCTCTCGAATGAATGCCACTTATACCTATCCCGCCCGGTTCACCTTTATTTCCAGCATGAATCCATGTCTTTGCGGGTATTACAATGACCCTCACAGAGAATGCACCTGTTCTTATCTTGAACTAAGGCGTTACCGAAAAAAACTGTCCGGACCATTGTTGGACCGCATCGACCTGCACATCCAAATCTCCAGGCCCTCCTTTGAAGAACTGACGGAAAACTTAGATGTAGAGAGCTCAAAAAGCATACGGAACAGAGTAACTGCAGCTAGAAACATACAAAATAAAAGATTTAAAGGTACCGGCATTTACTATAATTCTCAAATGAACACATGTCTTTTAAAAAAGCACTGTATGCTGGATCACATCAGTCAAAAGCTTATAAAGCAAGCCTTTCAAACATTCAAACTCAGCGGGAGAGCTTATCACCGCCTGATTAAAGTAGCTCGCACCATAGCCGACCTGGAGGGATCAGAAAAAATTCGTCCTGAATATATGGGAGAAGCCCTGCAGTACCGCCCCACTGAACATATCTCCGGTTAAACGACTTCTTTTTGTCCTTGCCTTTTCTTCTGCCACAACAGGTCGATAAAAGCCTCCAACCGGGTTTCTACCCCGGTTTTCCCCGTCTGTTCGTCAATAAACAGAGTTAAAACAGGGATATCTAAATCTCTGCTCAGCTTGGGCATAATACTCTTTGCCACAATTTCTGGAATACAGGTAAAGGGCGCCAACTGAATAACTCCATCATAACCCTGTGCTGCATAATGCACTGTCTCCCCAATACTGTTTTGGCCATGACCCCCGATTTTCTGGGAAAGGTAAGGAGCAGCTAGTTTCTTTATATCCTTAGATCCTGTAGCAAATACATCATCCCGCATAAATTGGGTTAAAAATATACTACGCCTTACAACCGCACCCATATTTCCTAGAGTTTCTTCTATAGTAAAGTTAACAAAAGGCTCCAACTGCACATAAATTTCTCCGATAATTCCAATTTTTAATACTTCCCGGTTAGGATTTTGAGCTACCTTTGCCAGTTCTCTCAGGCCGGACTCCCGGGCTTCCAATATTTCTGACATGGTACGGGCTTCCTTTATATACTTAAGTCCCTTTTCCATAGCCCTGGTGGCTTCTCCCCGTTTTAATTCCCGAGGTCTAAGCTGATGTGCCCCCAATTCTACATCATCTAGAGCTTTTAACTTTTCCCAGTTGATTTTTAAATAGTGCCACAGAGCCTTCCAAGAATTATTGCCCTTTAAACGTTTCACCTTTTTCATAAAATCAATTGGTGTTTTTAAAGGCGGCCAAAAAAAAATCATTTCCGGATCATAACCCAAATCTCTAATAATTCTAATATGAAGCTCCCCATAATATCCTGCCCTACAGGGGCCTTTACCTCCACCGCTTACAATAGTGTCCACACCCTTTGGCAGTGTCTCCAAGTAATTTCCTAACACAATTTTAAAGGGAATACAGGCAAATTCCGGGGAGTATTGAGTGCCCAAACTTAAGGTCTTTTTTGTAGGTTGAGGAGGGACAATTACTTCATGCCCTAAATCCTCCAATAGACTTTGAAAAACGATAGAAGAAGTTCCCATGTGAGCATAAGTAGTCTTCATAACTAAACCAATCCTTTCTTCTTCTTCAGCATATCTGTAAAGGCCTCCAGACGGGTATGCAGTCCTGTGTCCCCGGTGTGCTCATCTATAGTCACGGTCATAAAAGGCATTCCGGCTTTTTTTGCCTCTAGTTCTACGAGTTTATCCACCATAGCATCAGGACCACAGCCAAATGCCGTAACATGTATTATGCCATCCACCTTTTCCTTATCAAGATAATGCAGGCAGGCCCAGATCACCTGATTGCTGTAATACCAAAAAAGATCCAGAGGTAAACGGCGCTTTGCCAATTTTAAATCTCCAGGAGATATATCATCAGCAACACAGGGTATAACATTCATATCCTCTAACTTTTTTATCAGATTAACGCTCATAAAACCATCATAAAGCACATAAGGATAAGCTAGTACTGCCAGCTTTAAAGATTTACATCCTTGATTTCTGCGGGGAATCATAGCAATTTCTCTATCCTGACTCTCCGCTGATGTTGGATACAACCCTTTCAACAACTGTTTTTTATATCTTTTCCAGGCGTAAAGCCCCTTAAAATAAGCCCACCAGATACGCCAAACATTGCTCGTGAATTTTCGTCCTAACCTATAATAAAAACGGGAAAAATCAAACCAGTGCCGATTAAAATTTAAGTTTTCTACAATTAACTCAGGAAGGTTATCTATAGAACATTTAACCATATCCGGAAGGCCTAAAAATTTGGGACAAAGAGTAGCTTTACCATCAATACTAATCAGACGGGGAATAAAAATATAGTCAACTTTGTTTTTTAAAGCCATAACATGGCCATGAAAAACCTTTATAGGGATACAAGCATCATTAACCGTTTCCTTTACTCCGTAGTCCATAATGGCTTTATTAGTAGGAGAAGAGATGACTACCTTTAAACCCAACTCCTCAAAAAAAGTCGTCCACAAAGGAAAATAAGTATAAAAGTATAAAGTTCTGGGAATGCCTATTTTGATAGATTCTGCCATATTTATCACCTGCCATCATTAAAATGCCAAAAATATTAACCTCACTCTTTCTTTTAATAAAGAGTCTGCCTATAAAAGAATAAATACTTCTTCAAAAGAGATTTTAACACAGCTTACTATATATTTACATACATAAATTATAAATAATGTTTAAGTTGATAATTATTTTTTAAATTTTTAAGTCTCTAATTCTTTTTCTTTCCTTTTTAAGTGGACTGCTTCCTTTTTTCTTTAAAATAATTTTCTTTAAAAAAAAATAACAATTCTTTAATGAGTGAACTCGTTTCAGTAAGCTTTAACATCGGGGAATCAGGTGGAGACTCTACTCCACCTGATTATGAGCCCCACCTGAGCTAACGCTTAGAGGTGGGATCTTATACCCTAAAAAAAAGAGATAAACTACCCATATTGGATAGTTTATTCACTGCTTGACTGTGAGTTACCTTGAGTTTAGTACATATCTCTATTTTTCAGTAAAAATTAAACGGCTGTCTTTGCGATCAACCAAAACCCGGCTTCCCTCCTGATAATCTCCAGCCAATATTCCTTTAGCCAAGGGATTTTCCAGTTCTTTTTGGATGGCCCTTTTCAAGGGCCGGGCACCAAATAAGGGGTCATAACCGGTATCCGCCAGAAACTCTTTGGCCTCAAATGTCAGCTCAATTTCAATGTTCTGGTCTCTCAACCTACGGGAAAGCCGCTCCAGCTGGATATCCACAATGTGAACCAAGTGCTCCCGGTTCAAGGGATGAAATACTACTATATCATCCACCCGATTTAGAAATTCCGGTCTAAAAGAAGTCCTGAGTTTTTGCATTACTTTTTCTTTAATTAGGGTAAAGGATTCTTGGCCTTTAGCTGTATCTTCCATAATAATTTCACTGCCCAGGTTACTGGTCATAATAATAACTGTATTCCTAAAATCTACAGTCCTGCCCTGAGAATCAGTAAGTCGTCCTTCATCTAAAAACTGCAGCAGCACGTTAAAAACATCAGCATGGGCCTTTTCAATTTCATCAAATAAAATAACTGAGAAAGGCCGTCGGCGTATAGCATTGGTCAACTGTCCCCCCTCCTCATATCCCACATATCCTGGGGGAGCTCCCGTAAGCCTGGCTACTGAATGTTTCTCCATATACTCAGACATATCCATCCGAATCATAGCACTTTCATCATCAAATAAAAGATGTGCCAGGGAACGGGCCAGCTCTGTTTTTCCTACACCGGTGGGCCCGAGAAAGATAAAAGAACCAATGGGACGGTCAGGATCCTTGATGCCGGAGCGGGCCCGAATCACCGCATCACTGACCAGTTGAACCGCCTCATCCTGACCCACCACCCTCTGATGCAGGCGCTCGCCCAGGTGCAAAAGCTTCTGCCGTTCCCCCTCCATCAACTTACTGATAGGAATCTTGGTCCATCGGGAAACCACTAAAGCAATATCCTCTTCGTCCACCTCTTCTTTTAACAGTCGAGAGTCCCCGGAACGTTTTTCAGCCGTTTTCTTTTCGGCTTCTGCCAGCTGACTCTCCAGTTGGGCCAGACGTCCATATTTCAACTCTGCCAAACGATTCAAATCATAGGTCCGTTCCGCCTGTTCAATTTCCAGCTTAGTCTCTTCGATCTGCTCTCTCAGCTCCCTGAGACGGGTGATATAGCTTTTCTCCTCCTCCCAGCGGGCTCGAAGCAGGTCTGCTTCTTCCTTTAACCTCTGCAGTTCATCATCAATTTTGCTTAATCGTCCACGGGAAGCATCGTCTACTTCTTTTTTTAGTGCCTCCTTTTCAATCTCCAACTGAAGCACCCTTCTAGAAACTTCATCCAGGTCTGAAGGCATACTGTCAATTTCCGCTCTAATCAGCGCTGCCGCCTCATCTATTAGATCTATGGCTTTATCCGGAAGAAAACGATCGGTAATATAGCGGCTGCTCAAAGCAGCCGCAGAAACCAATGCTGAGTCTTTAATCCGTACACCGTGGTGAACTTCATATCTTTCCTTTAACCCTCTCAAAATAGATATGGTATCGGAAAGACTGGGTTCTCCCACCACCACCGGCTGAAAGCGACGTTCTAAAGCTGCATCCTTTTCAATATGTTTACGGTACTCACTCAAAGTAGTAGCACCGATACAGTGCAGTTCGCCCCTTGCCAGCAAAGGCTTAAGTAAATTGCTGGCATCCATAGCTCCCTCCGCTGCACCAGCACCCACTACCGTATGCAGTTCATCAATGAAAAGTATAATTTCCCCCTGGGACTCCTGAATCTCTTTCAATACCGCTTTTAGCCTTTCCTCAAACTCACCCCGATATTTGGCTCCGGCAATAAGAGACCCCATGTCCAGAGAAAAAATCAGCTTATTCTTCAAGCCCTCCGGAACATCATTTTTAGCAATCCGTTGAGCCAAACCTTCTGCAATAGCCGTTTTTCCCACTCCAGGCTCCCCAATCAAAACCGGGTTATTTTTGGTGCGCCGGGAAAGAACCTGAACAATACGCCGAATCTCTTCGTCCCTACCAATCACCGGATCCAGTTTGCCGGACCGGGCTGATTCCGTAAGGTCCCGACCATAACGGGTAAGAGCCTCAAAGGTTCCTTCCGGATCTGGACTGGTAACTCTCTGATGTCCCCTGATTTTCTGCAATACTTCTAAAACCTGAGTTCTACCCAACCCCTCCTGCCGTAATATTTTAGCTGCATCGTTGGCTTCCGCGGAGAGCAGTGCCAAAAACAAATGCTCCACACTAATATACTCGTCTTTAAAAGCTTCCGCTTCGCTTTTTGCTTTTTCAATAATTCTGCCCACACTGGGGCTCATGTATATTTGTTCCTGACCAGTCTTGGAATAAACCTGAGGCATTTTCTTCAGATGTTCTTCCACCTTTTCCAACAAAGCATTAGGGTTAGCTTCTAACAAATTCAGAATTCTTCCAGCCATACCCTCCGGCTGCTCCAAGAGAGCAAACAAGAGATGTTCTGGCTCAATTCTCTGGTGGTTATATTTAAGCGCAGCATTCTGAGCGCCTAGCACAGCTTCTTGTGCCTTGTGAGTAAATTTATTTAAGTCCATTATGTCACTCCCTTTCGAATTTTATCTCCTTTTTTTAGGGTATAAGACCCCCACCTCTAAGCGTTAGCGTAGGTGAGGCTTTTAATCAGGTGGAGGAGAGTCTCCACCTGATTCCCCGATTTTAAAGCTTGCTGAAACGAGTTCACTAATAAAATTGGAATATTTATTATTAGTCAATAGCTATTATAGCACAAACTAATGCTTTGTTCTTTTAAATAATTTTAAAATATTATACCGAACTGCCCCGTGAATATTCCTAAAAGAAATTTTAATCTACCGGGCATGAACCCACCCATAAAAAAACCGGGGAAAAATTCCCCGGTTTTTTTACTCCTGTTTTTAAAAATCACTATTGCAATAGTTTATAAAACTTGAACTTGAACTACTGCTGCCTGACCTCGCCGCCAACCAGTTTTAACAAAACTCCCCGGCTTAGCGGACAAAAACGTGATTTCCAATAACTGTAGTTCTAGGACGGCTCAAAATCCATGCATTGCTAGTATATCTAGGGTTATAGAAAGATAATGCTCCTTTTGAAGGGTCCGAACCATTTATGGCTTCCTCAACCGCCCTGCGGGTCGAAGCATTGGCCGGTTGATTAATAGTTCCGTTTCGTACTGGACAGTACTGTATGTATCCCCCTGACACCTGATAGATAACTCCCCGTATAGTATTAGGATATTGACTGCTTTTGACTCGGTTTAAAACCGTGGCTGCCACAGCCACCTGACCCAGGTAAGACTCCCCTCCGGCTTCCGCCCGAACCAATCTGGCCAAAAGATCCAAGTCTGAGGCTGAATACCGGGAGGCATTACTTGTCCCACTTCTGGATAAAAGTTCCGGTTGGCTTATGTTTAATGCCCCAAAAGTTTGAGGCCCTGCAATGCCATCGATTCTGATTTTTTTGGCAATCTGAAAGTTAATGACTCCCCCTTCGGTAAGTTTACCGTAAATACCATCCACTGGGCCTGTCCAAAAACCTAAACCATTAAGAGTCTTTTGCAGTTCTGCCACATCATCTCCCCTGGAACCGAATTGTAAGGTCCGGCTTCCCAGGGTCGATGCCTCCAAAGTACCGCCCATTAACACCATAGAAATTAACACAACAGTTAGAATCATTACATACTTACGACTCATAAAATCCTTCCTCCTTTTTGCCTGGAAAGTTACCATTAGGCTTAGGGCCGGAGCAGCCCCACCTGTTAAGGTTTAACCAACCTTTGGTTTCCTCCGCACTCAAAAAATTGAGATTCGGCATTTTTTAAGATACCTTAATATTATGTTAACAATTATAAACACAATAATGGCTTCTGGCAATTACGGTAAGGCCCTCTATAAAAACAATTCTTTTCCATGCACACTATTTATGTAAACTAGTAGCTTTGTTATTACTATTTTGTTTTTTTCCCAGTGAATATAAGGGAATGGTAATATAAAACATTTTTTAAAAGGCTCTCACTTCTGCCATTACTTAAACTTTAGGGAAAAAAATAACCCGTCACACATGTGACGGGGCTATAAATTACAATTTATGTAATTTGTGTTTCTCGTTGTGTCAAGGTATCAAAGGGACGGTTCTTCTGACAAGTTATTTCTTTCTATCATTTACATTAATTGGGTTGTCAGAAGAACCGTCCCCTTGACAAGGTTGTTACTAATAAAAAGCATTTTCAATTAACTTAATCTCCTTTACGTCCCAGGATTCATCCAGCAGCACAGATACCACGTCAAACCTGACATTTACCTGACTGATTTTATAATAATTCATATAATACTGGGCAAGTTTTATCATTTTTTTCTGCTTCCTGATATCTACCGATTCAAAGGGCTCACCGAACCGTAAAGACCGGCGGGTTTTAACTTCAATGAAAACCAGGTCATCCTGATTTTTGGCGATTAAATCTATTTCCCCCCGGGGGCATCTGAATTTTTCATGACATATTGTATACCCTTTATTTATTAGGTATTTTTTTGCCATCTCCTCACCGAAGTCACCCAATTTTTTTCGATCTTCCGTTACTTTATCTCGATTAATAAATCACTACCCTCTTTCTGCTTCTAATCTAAAAGAACGCCGGTGTATAGGAGAAATTCCGTATTTTTTGATTGCTGCATAATGCTCACCGGTGCCATATCCCTTATGTTGAGCAAAACCATATTGAGGATACTGCCGGTCATAATCCTCCATAAGCTTGTCCCGGGTGACTTTAGCTAAAATAGAAGCACAGGCTATAGTAAGACTCAAAGTATCCCCCTTGACCAGAGGAGTTTGACTTATAGTTATGTTAGGAACTGCAAAAGCATCTATTAATATGTGCTCCGGCTTCTTTTCTAAACCATTAAGGGCTCTCCTCATGGCTTCCAAACCCGCCTGGGATATATTAAATTGATCTATGTACAAAACATCTACGATACCCAGACTATAACAAACTGCTTCTTTCTTGATACAAAAATAAAGCTGCTCTCTCTTCTTTGGACTTAGCTGCTTAGAATCCCGGACTTCATAAATTTTTTTGTTTACAGGTAGAATAACTGCCGCTGCTACCACAGGCCCCGCCAGTGGACCTCTCCCCACCTCATCTACTCCAGCTATTAATTGAAGGCCCCTGTTCCAAAGCTCTCTCTCAAACAGCATTAACCGTTCCAAACGATTTTCCTCGTCTTCTTTTCTTCTTATCAACCTTAATCTTTTCTGTATAAGTTCCCTGACACCCTTACGCCCATCCATTTGAAGAAAGCTCTCCAGGGTTTTCTCATCAATGGAACTCTCCTCCAGCCAGCTTTTCATTTCCCTCAGGGTCATTTTGGACAGATTCATTTTTTCCCACTCATTTCAAAATATTTCATTCTACTTTTCAAGGTCAAAGTTTAAAAATCTTTCTGTGGAACAACATCCAGAGTAAACCTGCCCAAAAGACCCTCTCGAAATTCCTTTAAAAGAACTTCTGAAGTCCTGGAAAAGTCAATATCTCCTCCGGAAAGTAAAAACCCTCTCCTGCGGCCGATGGCTTCCAGGAGCTCAGGCATGGTGAAAGGTATTTCCGACAATTTATACCGAAGTTTCAATCTTTCTGGAAAATCTTTGGATAAAAAATCCAATAACTGAAGAGACATCTCCTGGTTATTTATCAATTCAAATTTAATAGCTCCGGTGACAGCCAAATGAAAACCCATCTGTGCACTACTTATCTTTGGCCACAAAATCCCCGGGGTATCTAAAAGTTCAATATTCGGAGGAATTTTAATCCACTGCTTACCCCGGGTTATACCGGGTATTCCTCCGGTCCTGGCCGCGGCTCTGCCGGAAAGGGTATTAATTAAAGACGACTTACCTACATTGGGAATGCCCACCACCAGGGCTCTTACCGGTCTCTTTCCCCTCAAGCTGGAAGGCTTAAAATTCTGCAGTATAGTTTTCATACCCTTAATGCCATGACCTTTTGGCGAGTTTACAGGAACAGCACTGACTCCCTGCTCCTTAAAATAATGAACCCAGCGGATGGTAGATTTTTCCTCCGCCAGGTCTTCTTTATTTAGAATTATAATCCTATTTTTATTTTGAATTAAACTCTGCAGCTCAGGATTTTGGCTGCTCATTGGAATTCGGGCATCTAAAATTTCAATTACTACATTAACCAGCCTGATATTTTTCTTAAGCATATCCATGGTCTTCTTCATATGCCCGGGATACCACTGAATGTCCAATGTTACAGCTCCTTTGAAATTATTTAGTGGAGAATACGTACTTGATCCAGAGGCCAGTATACAAAAAAAGCTTTTCCCTTTATCCGTTCAGAAGAAATAAAACCCACACTGGACTCCCTGCTATCCCAACTGTTGTTACGGTTGTCCCCCAGCACAAAATAATGCCCCTGGGGAACCTCTACCGGACCATATTCGCCATGGGGGTATTCTTTAATATAATCTTCATCCAAAGGAACCCCATTTAAATATACTTGTTCTCCGTTAACCCTAACAGTATCTCCACCTTTGGCTATAACCCTTTTAATAAAATCCCTGTCTTCAGAGTAGGAGAACACAATAATATCCCCATAATCCGGCTCTCTTAAGCGGTATATAAATTTATTAGCAATCAGCCTATCATAATCATCCAGGGTAGGCATCATAGATAAACCATCAACAAGAAATGTCTCCACTACATAACCCCTGATCAAAAGGGCTATAATCACAGCAATTATAATGGACTTAACCCATTCCCAAGCTTCATTTTGTTTTTTTACCATGAATAAGCCCCCAACAGAAATACATACTTATTAAAAAGGAATTTACCGAAGCTCTTTAATACGGGCAGCCTTACCGGTTAACTTCCTCAGATAATATAGTTTTGCCCTTCGCACTTTACCTCTCCTAATAATCTCTAACTTTTCAATTTTCGGAGAATGCACCGGAAAAGTTCTCTCTGTCCCAATTCCATAGGAAACCCGGCGGACGGTGAAGGTTTCTTTAATACCACTGCCTTGTCTTTTAATCACCGTTCCTTCAAAAGTCTGAATTCTTTCCCTGGTTCCCTCAATTACTTTAACATGTACTCTTACTGTATCACCAGGAGAAAAACGGGGTAGGCCCTCTTTCATCTGTTCCTTTTCAATTTCCTTAATAATATCCACTTTGTTCAAACCTCCTTTCAAAAAAAATTATATAAATTAATATTGTTAAATACTTTTACTTGTTCTTTAATAGCGGAACTATTATAGCACAATTTATTTTCCAAAACAACTAACAGGTTATCATTTAGTTTCTGTAAATAACTCTTGCAGAATCTCTTTATCTTCAGGATTCAGCGAAACCTTTTGAAGAAGATCAGGCCTTTTCTTAAAAGTCATAACTAAAGCCTGCTTCCTACGCCAGAGACGAATATTTTCATGGTTCCCGGAGAGCAATATTTGCGGCACCTGAAGACTTCGGAATAATTCCGGCCTTGTATACTGAGGATATTCCAGAAGATGATCAAAGAAGGATTCCTCCTGTACACTCTCCTTAGAAGACAAAACCCCCGGTAAAAGACGAATCACAGCATCTGTTATCACCATGGCCGGAATCTCACCTCCAGTTAGGACATAGTCCCCGATAGAGATTTCCTCATCCACCAGGTGATCCTTAACCCTCTGGTCCACTCCTTCATAATGGCCGCAGATTAAAATTAGTTGGCTCATGGAGGCCAAATCTACAGCCTTTTTTTGGTCAAATGGTTCCCCCTGGGGGCACAACAGAATTACTCGGGGCTTTTCCTGCTGGCTGAGTAAAGATTCCACCGCCTCAAAAACAGGTTCAGGTTTTATTAGCATTCCCTTTCCCCCCCCGTAGGGGTA contains:
- a CDS encoding magnesium chelatase subunit ChlI family protein, giving the protein MTENLDVESSKSIRNRVTAARNIQNKRFKGTGIYYNSQMNTCLLKKHCMLDHISQKLIKQAFQTFKLSGRAYHRLIKVARTIADLEGSEKIRPEYMGEALQYRPTEHISG
- a CDS encoding CoA protein activase, producing the protein MKTTYAHMGTSSIVFQSLLEDLGHEVIVPPQPTKKTLSLGTQYSPEFACIPFKIVLGNYLETLPKGVDTIVSGGGKGPCRAGYYGELHIRIIRDLGYDPEMIFFWPPLKTPIDFMKKVKRLKGNNSWKALWHYLKINWEKLKALDDVELGAHQLRPRELKRGEATRAMEKGLKYIKEARTMSEILEARESGLRELAKVAQNPNREVLKIGIIGEIYVQLEPFVNFTIEETLGNMGAVVRRSIFLTQFMRDDVFATGSKDIKKLAAPYLSQKIGGHGQNSIGETVHYAAQGYDGVIQLAPFTCIPEIVAKSIMPKLSRDLDIPVLTLFIDEQTGKTGVETRLEAFIDLLWQKKRQGQKEVV
- a CDS encoding acyl-CoA dehydratase activase-related protein; the encoded protein is MAESIKIGIPRTLYFYTYFPLWTTFFEELGLKVVISSPTNKAIMDYGVKETVNDACIPIKVFHGHVMALKNKVDYIFIPRLISIDGKATLCPKFLGLPDMVKCSIDNLPELIVENLNFNRHWFDFSRFYYRLGRKFTSNVWRIWWAYFKGLYAWKRYKKQLLKGLYPTSAESQDREIAMIPRRNQGCKSLKLAVLAYPYVLYDGFMSVNLIKKLEDMNVIPCVADDISPGDLKLAKRRLPLDLFWYYSNQVIWACLHYLDKEKVDGIIHVTAFGCGPDAMVDKLVELEAKKAGMPFMTVTIDEHTGDTGLHTRLEAFTDMLKKKKGLV
- the clpB gene encoding ATP-dependent chaperone ClpB, with product MDLNKFTHKAQEAVLGAQNAALKYNHQRIEPEHLLFALLEQPEGMAGRILNLLEANPNALLEKVEEHLKKMPQVYSKTGQEQIYMSPSVGRIIEKAKSEAEAFKDEYISVEHLFLALLSAEANDAAKILRQEGLGRTQVLEVLQKIRGHQRVTSPDPEGTFEALTRYGRDLTESARSGKLDPVIGRDEEIRRIVQVLSRRTKNNPVLIGEPGVGKTAIAEGLAQRIAKNDVPEGLKNKLIFSLDMGSLIAGAKYRGEFEERLKAVLKEIQESQGEIILFIDELHTVVGAGAAEGAMDASNLLKPLLARGELHCIGATTLSEYRKHIEKDAALERRFQPVVVGEPSLSDTISILRGLKERYEVHHGVRIKDSALVSAAALSSRYITDRFLPDKAIDLIDEAAALIRAEIDSMPSDLDEVSRRVLQLEIEKEALKKEVDDASRGRLSKIDDELQRLKEEADLLRARWEEEKSYITRLRELREQIEETKLEIEQAERTYDLNRLAELKYGRLAQLESQLAEAEKKTAEKRSGDSRLLKEEVDEEDIALVVSRWTKIPISKLMEGERQKLLHLGERLHQRVVGQDEAVQLVSDAVIRARSGIKDPDRPIGSFIFLGPTGVGKTELARSLAHLLFDDESAMIRMDMSEYMEKHSVARLTGAPPGYVGYEEGGQLTNAIRRRPFSVILFDEIEKAHADVFNVLLQFLDEGRLTDSQGRTVDFRNTVIIMTSNLGSEIIMEDTAKGQESFTLIKEKVMQKLRTSFRPEFLNRVDDIVVFHPLNREHLVHIVDIQLERLSRRLRDQNIEIELTFEAKEFLADTGYDPLFGARPLKRAIQKELENPLAKGILAGDYQEGSRVLVDRKDSRLIFTEK
- a CDS encoding cell wall hydrolase, producing MSRKYVMILTVVLISMVLMGGTLEASTLGSRTLQFGSRGDDVAELQKTLNGLGFWTGPVDGIYGKLTEGGVINFQIAKKIRIDGIAGPQTFGALNISQPELLSRSGTSNASRYSASDLDLLARLVRAEAGGESYLGQVAVAATVLNRVKSSQYPNTIRGVIYQVSGGYIQYCPVRNGTINQPANASTRRAVEEAINGSDPSKGALSFYNPRYTSNAWILSRPRTTVIGNHVFVR
- a CDS encoding YraN family protein gives rise to the protein MNRDKVTEDRKKLGDFGEEMAKKYLINKGYTICHEKFRCPRGEIDLIAKNQDDLVFIEVKTRRSLRFGEPFESVDIRKQKKMIKLAQYYMNYYKISQVNVRFDVVSVLLDESWDVKEIKLIENAFY
- a CDS encoding ribonuclease HII, giving the protein MNLSKMTLREMKSWLEESSIDEKTLESFLQMDGRKGVRELIQKRLRLIRRKEDEENRLERLMLFERELWNRGLQLIAGVDEVGRGPLAGPVVAAAVILPVNKKIYEVRDSKQLSPKKREQLYFCIKKEAVCYSLGIVDVLYIDQFNISQAGLEAMRRALNGLEKKPEHILIDAFAVPNITISQTPLVKGDTLSLTIACASILAKVTRDKLMEDYDRQYPQYGFAQHKGYGTGEHYAAIKKYGISPIHRRSFRLEAERG